The Sebastes umbrosus isolate fSebUmb1 chromosome 4, fSebUmb1.pri, whole genome shotgun sequence genome has a window encoding:
- the LOC119486714 gene encoding protein NLRC3-like gives MRVSDVELSSTIISHIKTSRSLHIMCLIPVFCWITATVLDHMLTIDQRGELPKTLTDMYSHFLLVQTKRKKQKYDEGYETSPQKLTEADREVLLKLGRLAFEHLAKGDIMFYQEDLERCGLDVTEASVYSGVCTEIFKRECVIFQETVYCFVHLSIQEFLAAVYMFHCYTNSNTEVLEAFLGEEYVHSTLDDFLKRAMEKSLESKNGHLDLFVRFLHGLSLKSNQRLLGGLLGQTDNSPKILQRIINNLKEINMYNISPDRNINIFHCLTEMNDHSVHQKIQEFLKSKNRSEKKLSEIHCSALAYMLQMSEEILDELDLKKYNTSQEGRWRLIPAVRNCRKALLSKCELSNTHCEVVASALKSNPSHLRELDLSDNNYVRDSVKLLSAGLESPNCRLETLRLTSCWFSEISCASLISTLNSNPSHLRELELSGNKLQDSGVKPLCGFLDSTLWNDGVLLFNG, from the exons atgag agtcagtgatgtAGAGCTGTCCAGCacaatcatctcacacatcaagacatccaggagcctccacatcatgtgtctaatcccagtcttctgctggatcactgctacagttctggaccacatgttgactatagaccagagaggagagctgcccaagaccctgactgacatgtactcacacttcctgttggttcagacaaagaggaagaagcagaagtatgaTGAGGGATATGAGACAAGTCCACAGAAGCTGACGGAGGCTGATagggaagttcttctgaagctggggaggctcGCATTTGAACATCTGGCGAAAGGAgacatcatgttctaccaagaagacctggagcgaTGTGGtcttgatgtcacagaggcctcggtgtactcaggagtttgtacagagatcttcaaaagagagtgtgtgatcttccagGAAACcgtctactgctttgttcacctgagcattcaggagtttctggctgcagtctacatgttccactgttacacaaacagcaacacagaggtacTGGAGGCCTTCCTGGGAGAAGAATATGTTCATTCAACCCTGGATGACTTTCTGaagagagccatggagaaatcccttgaaagtaaaaatggccacctggacctgtttgttcgcttccttcatggcctctctctgaagtccaaccagaGGCTCTTAGGAGGCCTGCTgggtcagacagacaacagtccaAAAATCCTCCAGAGAatcatcaacaacctgaaggagatAAACATGTATAATATCTCTCCTGACAGAaacatcaacatcttccactgtctgacggagatgaacgaccactcggtacatcagaagatccaagagttcctgaagtcaaagaacagatcagagaagaaaCTCTCAGAGATCCATTGTTCAGCTCTtgcctacatgctgcagatgtcagaggagatcctggatgagttggacctgaagaagtacaacacaTCACAGGAGGGACGAtggagactgattccagctgtgaggaactgcagaaaagctct ACTTTCTAAATGTGAACTCTCAAatactcactgtgaagttgtggcctcagctctgaagtccaacccctcccatctcagagagctggacctgagtgaCAACAACTACGTGCGGGATTCAGTAAAGCTGCTTTCTGCTGGACttgagagtccaaactgtagactggagactctgag ATTGACGAGCTGCTGGTtttcagagatcagctgtgcttctctgatCTCAACTCTGAactccaacccctcccatctgagagagctggagctgagtggaaacaagctgcaggattcaggagtgaagcccctgtgtggttttctgga CTCCACCCTGTGGAACGATGGGGTTTTGCTGTtcaatggatga